One window of the Cardiocondyla obscurior isolate alpha-2009 linkage group LG05, Cobs3.1, whole genome shotgun sequence genome contains the following:
- the Wdr62 gene encoding mitogen-activated protein kinase-binding protein 1 isoform X5: protein MEPPLSSKVLRAPSLKRGQENIRVQDRIKLERVLGVTVSSNAALDCDETSELVAYPAGCTVVLFNPRRNSQSHVLNACRKTVTSLALAGDGKLLVTGECGHMPNVRIWDITDPQNAVQIAEFAGHKYGINCVAFSPSNKYVVSIGSQHDMIVNVWDWRNNVKVASNKVSSKVKAICFAENGNYFVTVGNRHVKFWYLEYSRSAKYKEPVPLMGRSAILGEQRNNDFVDVTCGKGEMADATYAITKTGLLCEFNNRRLLDKWVELRTSSANCMAIGDKYIFIGCAEGIVRCFSPSTLQFITTLPRTHYLGVDVAQGLSISHMSQHPPNARYPDAIALTFDERNNKVTCVYNDHSIYVWDVRDIKRIGKSYSFLYHSACIWGVEMYPTDPESICAMPSGSFITCSSDDTIRVWNLEKDDTPNDTLYKRNIYSNELLKVLYVDPELTYLKDLDLAAVGSTEKSDASYDGRNGVRSIKVSPDGKHLASGDRSGNIRIHDISSLEELCLIEAHDAEVLCLEYSRFSRHSLDAPRLLASASRDRLIHVFSVDQGYNFLQTLDDHSSSITAVRFFNQSNQDNQIQMVSCGADKSIIFRQLQSMPSGMPQFARGRNAQGKTTLYDMEVDSGQKHVLTACQDRNIRVYNVTTGKHSKTFKGSISDDGSLIKIVLDASGIYVATSCTDKTLCVYDYYSGECMATMVGHSELVTGLRFSPDCRHLVSASGDGCVFVWRVPHDMVVTMQARLAQQAMRTGKRSVQVNDGGIDVRLDNETFGSPPPDLLNPNLNQTPQSVDYRFSVGQLPLWAKKQINTASTDDSATIDTNVRSLGVDLPKGRWAQRVQQGDGITVKSVYDSDEVIPFPLSRGVTDSNCGGGGGGGSKDSSIDSGTETKCSSDYRRETIIIKREEEENVFQSSQTYREIENETKQAIDDKVTVRNNNFMELTRQSRNRHHTDDSSLGSFKFEDHESTEHDGDVEDCSEGENGTTGSEKSHHRLIYYPPPEDIVSNQFTVNAMNVEELRRSQRRQKKLKNVDGNRTNELTASGSQDESDSEGGASTPSAERNPLSILSEASSEGFDQLAKQSHREKYLKNAFESLSGTEEPLNRVKATSISSQFHGRLSGNESNAPAKTRSGTITATKYARGDVDVAKKREELQRRIEETRRKLQSVSYRSLLKSSQSISDLSSHAQEKHHRLNRFSTAGSNGGRISSKIIDSEEEENGMRRACSLSDLSINSSNRLLHGPLQVSGKLGSKNVNVTSKLGGASPSSQFRYAVGKSHSMTRSSSVGVLNQSDSESDVGVTGGNKGWTGQYNASRAMSGLMRPTISSQNKINHQNKSSSSGNNVSSMFRRRGMQGAFSIVNLSQVGNQEDSSSEDTSSNGNGGKPALPPRPRSVSIDHSSVSLSLPGTTVRRSGSAIITNGRSHSSVIGQNGNKMSVANKNQLEPSPHDLPVKDTYRAIDVTDVELSTQLCNIITNELTRTADNVVQLYKRLTINNDDDSVGAIDRDTMLRGLESSVNETMRTLRLVVAGSDDIDNDGNSGGGAVSNEAKAKFQELLTGQDQGKVVNMMQQYSELLLTMMQQKMENNMSNHM from the exons ATGGAACCGCCACTCTCAAGCAAAGTTCTTCGGGCTCCGAGTTTAAAAAGGGGCCAAGAAAATATTAGAGTACAGGACAGa atcAAGTTGGAACGAGTGCTGGGTGTAACTGTTTCCAGCAATGCAGCTCTCGATTGCGATGAGACCAGTGAATTGGTTGCATATCCTGCTGG CTGCACCGTCGTGCTGTTTAATCCACGACGAAATAGTCAATCGCACGTATTGAATGCCTGCCGGAAAACTGTAACTTCTCTGGCATTAGCAGGGGACGGTAAACTCCTAGTCACTGGTGAATGTGGTCATATGCCTAACGTCCGTATCTGGGATATTACCGATCCACAGAATGCCGTGCAAATTGCGGAATTTGCGGGACACAAATATGGAATCAACTGCGTG gcGTTCTCGCCCAGCAACAAGTATGTTGTGTCAATCGGTTCGCAGCACGACATGATCGTGAATGTGTGGGATTGGCGAAATAATGTCAAAGTAGCGTCGAATAAAGTCTCGAGCAAGGTGAAAGCCATCTGCTTTGCGGAGAATGGCAATTACTTCGTTACCGTGGGCAACAGACACGTCAAGTTTTGGTACTTGGAGTATTCGCGCAGCGCCAAG TATAAGGAACCTGTGCCTTTGATGGGTCGGTCGGCTATATTAGGAGAGCAAAGAAATAATGATTTCGTCGACGTAACTTGCGGTAAGGGTGAAATGGCAGATGCTACGTATGCGATAACAAAGACTGGCTTGTTGTGCGAATTTAATAACAGGAGGCTTTTGGACAAATGGGTCGAACTTCGA ACGAGTAGTGCGAATTGCATGGCGATCggagataaatatatttttattggaTGCGCTGAAGGTATTGTAAGGTGTTTCAGCCCTAGTACACTTCAATTTATCACTACGTTACCAAGGACGCACTACTTGGGAGTGGACGTTGCGCAAGGATTATCTATTAG CCATATGTCTCAACATCCGCCTAATGCGAGGTATCCAGATGCGATTGCGTTAACATTCGACGAGCGAAATAACAAAGTAACTTGCGTGTACAACGATCATAGTATTTACGTTTGGGATGTAAGAGACATTAAGCGGATTGGCAAATCGTACTCATTTCTCTACCATTCGGCCTGCATCTGGGGCGTTGAGATGTATCCTACGGATCCAGAATCTATCTGCGCAATGCCGTCTGGAAGTTTTATTACCTGCTCCAGCGACGACACGATTAGAGTTTGGAACCTCGAAAAAGACGATACGCCGAACGATACCTTGTACAAACGGAATATCTACAGCAAC GAGTTGCTCAAGGTGTTGTACGTAGATCCAGAATTGACTTATCTAAAGGATTTGGATCTGGCCGCTGTAGGATCTACTGAAAAAAGCGATGCCTCCTACGACGGTCGCAATGGTGTGAGATCCATAAAGGTCTCTCCTGATGGCAAACATCTTGCTTCGGGGGATAG ATCTGGCAACATTAGGATCCATGACATTTCTTCATTGGAAGAATTATGCCTGATAGAAGCGCATGACGCAGAAGTGCTGTGTTTGGAGTATTCTAGATTCTCGCGACATTCCCTGGATGCACCCAGGTTACTGGCAAGTGCCTCACGCGACAGATTGATTCACGTTTTTAGTGTTGATCAAGGATACAATTTTCTTCAAACGCTCGACGATCACAGCTCTTCCATTACCGCAGttagattttttaatcaatcgaATCAAGATAATCAGATACAGATGGTATCCTGCGGCGCggataaaagtattatttttaggCAGCTGCAATCG ATGCCGAGCGGAATGCCGCAATTTGCTAGGGGTCGCAACGCTCAGGGAAAAACCACCCTGTACGACATGGAAGTCGATTCCGGACAGAAGCATGTATTAACCGCTTGTCAGGATAGAAATATTCGGGTTTACAATGTTACTACGGGCAAACATAGTAAAACTTTCAAAGGTTCCATTAGTGATGATGGCTCGCTGATTAAAATTGTTCTag ATGCATCTGGAATTTATGTAGCTACTTCGTGTACAGACAAAACATTATGCGTGTATGATTATTATAGTGGCGAATGTATGGCCACTATGGTTGGCCACTCGGAGCTGGTGACAGGTTTGAGGTTCAGTCCGGACTGTCGGCATCTTGTGTCTGCGAGTGGTGACGGCTGCGTCTTTGTGTGGCGTGTTCCGCACGATATGGTCGTAACTATGCAAGCTCGTCTCGCTCAGCAAGCGATGCGCACCGGCAA GAGATCGGTTCAAGTCAACGATGGGGGAATCGACGTACGATTGGATAATGAAACCTTTGGATCGCCTCCACCGGATCTTTTAAATCCGAACTTAAATCAAACGCCACAAAGTGTTGATTACAGATTCAGCGTTGGTCAATTACCACTATGGGCGAAGAAGCAAATAAATACTGCGAGTACAGACGATAGCGCTACCATAGACACGAATGTCAGATCTCTTGGCGTCGATCTACCAAAAGGGCGGTGGGCGCAAAGAGTTCAACAAGGCGACGGTATCACTGTCAAATCTGTCTATGACAGCGACGAAGTTATACCGTTCCCTCTGTCGCGTGGTGTCACTGACTCGAATtgcggtggtggtggcggaGGTGGTTCAAAGGACAGCTCCATCGACAGTGGTACGGAAACAAAATGTAGCAGCGACTATCGTCGAgaaacgataattattaaaagg gaagaagaggaaaatgtGTTTCAATCTTCCCAAACTTatagagaaatagaaaatgaaaCAAAACAG GCAATTGACGATAAGGTGACAGTaagaaataacaattttatggAATTGACACGTCAGTCGAGGAATCGTCATCACACGGATGATAGCAGTCTTGGCAGCTTCAAATTTGAG GATCACGAGAGTACCGAACATGATGGAGATGTCGAAGATTGTTCTGAAGGAGAAAACGGAACAACAGGTTCTGAAAAGTCACATCATAGATTGATATATTATCCCCCACCGGAAGATATTGTATCGAATCAGTTTACTGTTAATGCGATGAACGTTGAGGAACTTCGAAG ATCGCAAAggcgtcaaaagaaattgaaaaacgtAGATGGTAATCGAACGAATGAGTTGACAGCGTCTGGCAGTCAAGATGAATCTGATTCGGAAGGTGGAGCATCGACTCCTAGCGCTGAGAGAAATCCATTGTCTATATTGTCCGAAGCTAGTTCGGAAGGTTTTGATCAGCTCGCGAAACAGAGTcacagagaaaaatatttaaagaatgcCTTTGAATCGCTTAGCGGCACAGAGGAGCCGCTAAATCGTGTGAAAGCAACAAGTATCAGTTCTCAGTTTCATGGAAG gTTAAGTGGCAATGAGAGTAACGCTCCTGCCAAAACACGTAGTGGAACAATAACTGCGACTAAGTATGCGAGAGGCGACGTTGATGTTGCGAAAAAACGGGAAGAGTTGCAGAGGAGGATAGAGGAAACCAGAAGAAAACTACAAAGT gTTAGTTACAGATCGTTATTAAAATCCAGCCAAAGTATATCGGACTTGAGCAGTCATGCACAGGAAAAGCATCATCGTTTAAACAGGTTCAGCACAG CTGGCAGTAATGGGGGGCGAATCTCGTCAAAAATTATTGAcagcgaagaagaagaaaatggcATGAGACGCGCCTGTTCATTGAGTGATCTTTCCATCAATTCTTCAAATAGGTTGTTGCATGGCCCTTTACAAG TTTCAGGAAAATTAGGAAGTAAGAATGTAAACGTTACCTCGAAATTGGGTGGCGCCAGTCCTAGCAGCCAATTTAGGTATGCTGTAGGAAAAAGTCATTCTATGACGAGAAGCAGCAGCGTTGGTGTTTTGAACCAA AGTGATTCGGAATCGGATGTTGGTGTAACAGGAGGAAACAAAGGATGGACTGGTCAATATAATGCCAGTAGGGCAATGAGCGGTCTGATGAGACCGACGATTAGTTCTCAAAATAAGATCAATCATCAAAATAAATCGAGTTCTTCTGGCAACAACGTTTCGTCGATGTTTAGAAGACGAGGAATGCAAGGAGCTTTTTCGAttg TTAATCTAAGTCAAGTTGGAAATCAAGAAGATTCGAGTTCAGAAGATACTTCGTCGAATGGAAACGGAGGAAAGCCTGCTCTACCACCACGACCTAGAAGCGTCAGTATTGATCATTCTTCTGTcag tttaagTTTACCTGGTACAACAGTAAGAAGATCTGGATCAGCGATTATTACAAATGGTCGAAGCCATAGCAGTGTCATAGGacaaaatggaaataaaatgtcTGTGGCGAACAAAAATCAATTGGAGCCTAGTCCGCATGATCTACCAGTTAAAGACACTTATCGTGCTATTGATGTAACTGATGTCGAAC tgtcCACGCAACTATGCAACATTATCACAAACGAGCTTACACGCACCGCTGACAACGTCGTGCAATTGTACAAACGTTTGACGATAAATAACGACGATGATTCTGTAGGAGCGATTGACCGGGATACGATGTTACGTGGATTGGAGTCATCCGTTAATGAAACTATGCGAACTTTACGATTGGTCGTAGCTGGCAGCGACGACATTGATAATGATGGAAATAGTGGAGGCGGCGCCGTCAGCAACGAAGCGAAAGCAAAGTTTCAAGAATTACTCACGGGTCAGGATCAAGGTAAAGTGGTCAATATGATGCAGCAGTATTCTGAACTGCTCTTAACTATGATGCAacagaaaatggaaaataatatgtCAAATCACATGTAA